In one Pelagibaculum spongiae genomic region, the following are encoded:
- a CDS encoding class I SAM-dependent rRNA methyltransferase: MNELLNLLSQAWLSRSELQAQWQKENTDCYRIFHGTNEGLAGTTLDRYGPLLILQTFHEALSDDQYAQVKQFSAQQFPDLHLVYNDRSPSNSRIKETVSEQNQLDRTPLIGHELGINYRVQGRHQGQDPWLFLDLRAGRRYVKENCAGKTVLNLFSYTCGIGIAAAVGGAKRVVNVDFAESSLAVGIENAQLNDLTQVEFIQSDVFPAIKQFAKLPITTRRNKKLPSYPRHAAEQFDLVFLDPPRWAKSAFGNVDLIRDYQSLFKPSLLATKEGGQLICCNNVAQVDRDEWLELLQRCAIKAGRPLKSIEVLLPDSDFPSPDGNPPLKIAICQL; this comes from the coding sequence ATGAATGAATTATTAAATCTTTTGAGCCAAGCTTGGCTAAGCCGCTCAGAACTCCAAGCGCAATGGCAAAAAGAAAACACTGATTGCTATCGAATTTTCCACGGCACCAATGAGGGTTTGGCAGGCACTACGCTAGATCGCTACGGCCCTTTGCTGATTCTTCAGACTTTTCATGAAGCATTGAGCGATGATCAATATGCTCAAGTGAAGCAGTTTTCAGCGCAACAATTTCCAGACTTGCACCTAGTTTATAATGATCGAAGCCCAAGTAATTCTCGTATTAAAGAGACGGTTAGCGAGCAGAATCAGCTTGATCGCACACCACTGATTGGCCATGAATTGGGGATTAACTATCGGGTACAAGGTCGTCACCAAGGCCAAGATCCCTGGTTATTTTTAGATTTACGGGCAGGTCGCCGTTACGTTAAAGAAAATTGTGCCGGTAAAACGGTGTTGAATTTATTTTCTTATACCTGTGGTATTGGTATTGCCGCTGCTGTTGGTGGTGCAAAACGTGTAGTGAATGTCGATTTTGCTGAATCATCTTTGGCAGTCGGTATCGAAAACGCCCAGCTAAATGATTTAACGCAAGTTGAGTTTATTCAGTCAGATGTATTCCCGGCGATTAAACAATTTGCCAAGCTGCCAATTACCACTCGCCGTAATAAGAAATTACCTAGTTATCCTAGGCACGCCGCCGAACAATTTGATCTGGTATTTTTAGATCCGCCTCGCTGGGCGAAAAGTGCTTTTGGTAATGTTGATTTAATTCGTGATTATCAATCATTATTTAAACCCAGTTTATTGGCTACCAAAGAGGGTGGGCAGTTAATTTGTTGTAATAATGTGGCTCAAGTTGATCGAGATGAATGGCTTGAATTACTACAGCGCTGTGCAATAAAAGCGGGCCGTCCGTTAAAGAGCATTGAGGTTTTATTACCCGATAGTGACTTCCCCAGCCCAGATGGCAACCCGCCATTGAAGATTGCGATTTGTCAGCTGTAA
- a CDS encoding GDYXXLXY domain-containing protein, protein MSDSNKSSVGKWLLVFILLQGCILAGILIKSAIPLWTGQQIRVKMNPVDPRSLFRGNYAQITYPFSQVSADKFEQPELLREGEIVYASLKPSADNLWVLDSVSLETPAGGVFLRGRMAQMISWREPKVFRIKYGVEAWFAPKDKALALEAQLRDKSGVAVLKVADNGQARIESIEANH, encoded by the coding sequence ATGAGTGATTCCAATAAGTCTTCTGTCGGCAAGTGGTTGCTGGTGTTTATATTGTTACAGGGCTGTATTCTTGCTGGAATTTTGATCAAGTCTGCTATTCCGCTTTGGACCGGCCAACAAATTCGGGTAAAAATGAATCCGGTCGACCCTCGTTCACTATTTCGTGGCAATTATGCACAAATTACTTATCCATTTTCACAAGTTTCTGCGGATAAATTTGAACAGCCGGAATTACTCCGCGAAGGTGAAATTGTTTATGCTAGCCTAAAGCCATCTGCTGATAATCTTTGGGTTTTGGACAGCGTGAGCCTTGAAACACCGGCAGGTGGTGTTTTCTTGCGAGGTCGTATGGCGCAGATGATTTCTTGGCGCGAGCCCAAAGTTTTTCGCATCAAATATGGTGTAGAAGCTTGGTTTGCACCGAAAGACAAAGCCTTGGCATTGGAAGCGCAGCTTCGTGACAAGAGTGGCGTTGCGGTACTTAAAGTCGCCGACAATGGCCAAGCTCGAATTGAATCGATAGAAGCGAATCATTAA
- a CDS encoding class I SAM-dependent methyltransferase, translated as MSDISKNNSLQPKKQPNQFTPNDWHTYYQQVLEYPQRPSTERAVALLKQQQLMEPAATVAVDCGCGIGRDSAWLLEQGFSVFGFDNAEQAIEVCLQRFVDQPHAHFMVSNFADYQYPEANLLIANASLFFCPEADFPTSWKNIVTALKSSGIIHVDLLGVDDSWVNDPEFNVSAFTRKEVDALFKNFEIVKIKERNEDGTTAIGTAKHWHSFHILAIKR; from the coding sequence GTGTCAGATATTTCTAAAAACAATAGCCTTCAGCCAAAAAAGCAACCAAACCAATTTACCCCTAACGACTGGCATACCTATTACCAGCAAGTTTTGGAGTACCCCCAGCGGCCATCAACAGAAAGAGCGGTAGCGTTGCTTAAACAGCAACAACTAATGGAGCCAGCAGCAACCGTTGCGGTTGATTGCGGCTGCGGAATTGGTCGCGACAGTGCTTGGTTGCTTGAACAAGGCTTTAGCGTGTTTGGTTTTGACAATGCCGAACAAGCAATAGAAGTGTGCCTACAACGCTTTGTCGACCAGCCTCATGCTCATTTTATGGTAAGTAATTTTGCTGACTACCAATACCCCGAAGCTAACTTGCTTATCGCCAATGCCAGTTTGTTTTTTTGCCCCGAAGCAGATTTTCCCACTAGCTGGAAAAACATAGTCACTGCATTAAAATCTAGCGGAATTATTCATGTAGATTTACTTGGAGTAGATGACAGCTGGGTAAATGATCCTGAATTTAATGTATCTGCATTTACTAGAAAAGAAGTGGACGCATTATTTAAAAATTTTGAGATTGTTAAGATTAAAGAGCGAAATGAAGATGGAACTACTGCGATAGGCACTGCTAAGCATTGGCATAGCTTTCATATTTTAGCGATCAAGAGATAA
- a CDS encoding DUF2157 domain-containing protein, whose translation MRLIRLLKNDLAKESAQWVESGIIEQQQAEQICQQYGVDYHQAQVHSFGYRMLVGLGFLFIGLSLITLIGANWDDIPRAVRMGSLIGLTLLTQLFGWHKWRQGLQSSATGVFFLGNMFYGASIILIAQIYHLGEHMPDGIYWWAFGCLPLAMLTQSRILMLQTLLLSTVYLLLESSLGFYPLAFFPFAISLLWFLYRSPSSLIILFGSVFAIGYWVESSFGWLWSLSQNGIGSFYLGWHVEHVLVTAGLFVFIYGLSQKLATCQSVKAKDYAAALALWSLRFAIFSLLILSFEDPWQDMIEADWDNLASAAIFYLLAIVITLGLSWQNRKNRQTITFLILGLLVGILLLAPAIIDVDYYAQHLQIIDNLLLVVVGCGLIIRGIQSGTSHYFYFGVTTILITALLRYFDLIGDYIGGAVLFMVFAIILLAAAKFWKYHADKQLGNKTNHGGQAGGLNHE comes from the coding sequence ATGCGCCTGATACGCTTATTAAAAAATGACTTGGCGAAAGAATCAGCCCAGTGGGTTGAGTCCGGCATCATTGAGCAACAACAAGCAGAGCAAATTTGTCAGCAATATGGTGTTGATTATCATCAGGCACAAGTACATTCATTTGGCTATCGAATGCTGGTGGGGCTGGGTTTCCTGTTTATTGGCCTGTCGCTAATTACATTGATTGGTGCCAACTGGGATGACATTCCCCGTGCAGTTCGAATGGGCTCACTGATTGGTTTAACCCTATTGACCCAGCTGTTTGGTTGGCACAAGTGGCGACAAGGCCTGCAGTCTTCTGCAACGGGTGTGTTTTTTCTTGGTAATATGTTTTACGGCGCATCAATTATATTAATTGCTCAGATTTATCATTTGGGTGAGCATATGCCCGATGGTATCTATTGGTGGGCTTTCGGTTGTTTGCCATTGGCGATGCTAACGCAAAGCCGTATTTTGATGCTGCAAACACTGCTGCTATCGACTGTTTATTTACTACTTGAATCTAGCCTTGGTTTTTATCCTTTAGCATTCTTTCCTTTTGCCATCAGTTTGCTTTGGTTTCTCTATCGTTCACCCAGCAGTTTAATCATATTGTTTGGTAGTGTGTTCGCCATTGGTTATTGGGTTGAATCTAGTTTTGGCTGGCTGTGGTCGCTGAGCCAGAATGGAATTGGAAGTTTCTATCTTGGCTGGCATGTAGAGCATGTTTTGGTCACTGCTGGGCTGTTTGTGTTTATTTATGGTTTGAGCCAAAAGTTGGCGACTTGCCAATCGGTCAAAGCTAAAGATTATGCCGCGGCCCTTGCTTTGTGGAGCTTACGTTTCGCAATTTTTAGCTTGCTGATTCTCAGTTTCGAAGATCCCTGGCAAGATATGATAGAAGCCGATTGGGATAACCTGGCTTCTGCAGCAATATTCTATTTACTAGCAATTGTAATTACCCTTGGCTTGAGCTGGCAGAATAGAAAAAATAGGCAAACCATTACTTTTTTGATTCTGGGGTTATTAGTAGGAATATTATTGTTAGCACCAGCTATTATTGATGTCGATTACTACGCGCAGCATTTACAAATCATCGATAACTTATTGCTAGTTGTAGTGGGCTGTGGCTTGATTATTCGAGGTATTCAAAGCGGCACTTCTCACTACTTTTACTTCGGTGTCACTACTATTTTAATCACTGCTTTACTCAGATATTTCGATTTAATTGGTGATTATATCGGTGGCGCAGTGCTATTTATGGTGTTTGCAATAATCTTGTTGGCTGCTGCCAAATTTTGGAAATATCATGCCGATAAGCAGCTAGGCAATAAAACAAACCATGGTGGGCAAGCTGGAGGGCTGAATCATGAGTGA
- the recC gene encoding exodeoxyribonuclease V subunit gamma, producing the protein MLHLYQSNRLEHMFQQLCQILETPLKDPMAAEQFVVQSQGMARWLSQSLAERFGIQANAKYPFPSALIWQLFNAMKPLPETSPFALDALVWSVMGQLQPLLADAEQADNQPTIAADSVLAPLAQYLDGDEPQLRLFQLSDKIADTYDQYLVYRPDWISLWEAGENPLEQMEDQAAHWQPQLWRQITEQLGTDHRTGLLLEWLETATPEMVKEAGVPERIILFGIPAMPVSHFMAFVKLADLIDVHCFLLNPCEKFWDDLVSDRRAASINLKNAAKLLLRDDDLLHLDQSHPLLASWGRMGQDFQRLLNHQQMDPQGEFFDNHDVADSNQPVSLLSAIQQSILDLQCPGRDKNPVNTWQQNDRSIVFHSAHSPLREVEVLHDQLLKLFDSEPDLQPADVLVMMPDIESYAPLIEAVFNSPESWQQRIPSSVADRRQAAMSPLIQAFNGLLGLAGGRFGAVEVLDLLEYRPLAEKFGIEEDQLPKLRHWVDKAGIRWGRDAAHLQSLNMDGEARHTWRNGLDRLILGYAMPPNSSQDAFSAGCELFNSEQPGELPIAPIDAAEGESAQLLARLCLFIDQLFERLQQLEGSFNSSQWREKLSALVANFISPDQDQAASYQFLLNGIQRLEHTTTAAGYDKPLSLEVVRIWLDRALSQAIQPGNFLTGQVTFCQLVPMRAIPFKVICLLGMDETAFPRQDRRAGFDLIRHQGRQGDRSQRDEDRYLFLEALLSARQQLYVSYVGQGIRDNQYRPPSILVSELQDLIEQGWQDQNGQPLLQQLIDNHPLQPFSPRYFSETDSNTAETATMSSAQSYSAQARELAGILGQQQLWPGLGKASSLLPEKSLEESADKSAAETSQLIAINVTQLVEFFCNPVRGLLKNRYGLYLDERFNLPEDRESFDLAGKERYQLLDDAIKRRLTGDSQDSFSLYQAQGELPGDSFAQLHHQKLTVDVDALLEHLPADINKPVDDQAIDLILDIDTSALSQLLPSANSQLNSIDRFQISGRIDHLYSCGRVLWRPTRKTGINLRDRICLWLPHLLLCAADSNSEVEAPVVAKNSQFVCIDHQIELPKIEADTAKQILQQWLNFWLIGQQQPLPFARRTVEVYLDKRLAKRKPLEHQPAVNAAIGDWLDGRRTLWGKDPAEKDDPWMLAAFGQTDQTNHPFQSDLFEQLAEQLLLPMMEATDPQ; encoded by the coding sequence ATGCTTCATCTATACCAATCCAATCGGCTGGAGCATATGTTCCAGCAGCTATGCCAAATCCTTGAAACACCGCTAAAAGATCCAATGGCTGCCGAGCAGTTTGTGGTGCAGTCGCAAGGTATGGCGCGCTGGTTATCTCAGTCGTTGGCAGAGCGGTTTGGTATTCAGGCCAATGCGAAATATCCCTTTCCTTCGGCGCTAATATGGCAGTTGTTTAACGCCATGAAGCCCTTGCCAGAAACTTCACCATTTGCCTTGGATGCTTTGGTGTGGAGCGTGATGGGTCAGTTGCAGCCTTTGTTGGCAGATGCTGAACAGGCAGACAATCAACCGACAATTGCGGCTGATTCGGTGTTAGCGCCTTTGGCACAATATCTGGACGGTGATGAACCGCAGCTGCGGTTATTTCAGTTATCAGACAAAATTGCCGACACCTATGACCAATATCTGGTCTATCGCCCGGACTGGATTAGCTTATGGGAAGCCGGTGAAAATCCATTAGAGCAAATGGAAGACCAAGCTGCGCATTGGCAACCACAGCTATGGCGGCAAATTACTGAGCAATTAGGCACCGATCACCGAACCGGTTTATTGCTGGAATGGCTAGAAACCGCGACCCCGGAAATGGTCAAAGAAGCAGGCGTACCTGAGCGAATTATTTTATTTGGTATTCCAGCAATGCCGGTGTCGCATTTTATGGCATTCGTAAAGCTTGCCGATTTAATTGATGTGCATTGTTTTTTGCTCAACCCATGTGAAAAATTCTGGGATGATTTGGTAAGTGACCGACGTGCCGCCAGCATTAACTTAAAAAATGCTGCCAAGTTATTATTGCGTGATGATGATTTATTGCATCTTGACCAAAGCCACCCGCTGTTAGCCAGCTGGGGCCGGATGGGCCAAGATTTCCAGCGATTGCTAAATCACCAACAAATGGATCCACAAGGTGAATTTTTTGATAACCATGATGTGGCCGATAGCAACCAGCCAGTCAGTTTATTAAGCGCAATTCAGCAATCGATTCTTGACCTGCAATGCCCCGGCCGAGATAAAAACCCAGTGAACACTTGGCAACAAAATGACCGGTCGATTGTATTTCACTCGGCGCACAGCCCGTTGCGTGAAGTGGAAGTATTGCATGATCAGCTATTAAAACTGTTTGATAGCGAGCCAGATTTACAGCCAGCCGATGTGCTGGTGATGATGCCCGATATTGAATCTTATGCGCCATTAATCGAAGCGGTATTTAATAGCCCAGAAAGCTGGCAGCAGCGTATTCCTAGCTCGGTGGCCGACCGTCGTCAGGCGGCAATGTCGCCGTTAATTCAGGCTTTTAATGGTTTGCTAGGTTTGGCCGGTGGTCGCTTTGGCGCAGTTGAAGTGCTCGATTTACTGGAATATCGACCTTTGGCTGAAAAATTCGGCATCGAAGAAGACCAATTACCGAAATTGCGTCACTGGGTCGATAAAGCAGGCATTCGCTGGGGGCGCGACGCAGCACATTTACAAAGCTTGAATATGGACGGCGAGGCTCGCCATACCTGGCGCAATGGTTTAGATAGATTAATTCTCGGTTATGCCATGCCACCTAATAGTTCTCAAGATGCATTCTCGGCGGGCTGTGAATTATTTAATAGCGAACAGCCTGGTGAATTACCGATTGCACCCATCGATGCGGCAGAAGGTGAATCAGCACAATTGCTAGCCAGATTATGTTTATTTATCGACCAATTGTTCGAGCGGTTGCAACAACTAGAAGGCAGCTTTAATTCCAGCCAATGGCGAGAAAAATTATCGGCATTGGTGGCTAATTTTATTAGCCCCGACCAAGACCAAGCCGCTAGTTACCAGTTTTTGTTAAATGGTATTCAGCGGCTAGAACACACTACAACGGCCGCTGGGTATGACAAGCCATTATCATTGGAAGTGGTGCGAATTTGGCTTGATCGTGCGTTATCGCAAGCGATTCAACCAGGCAACTTTTTAACTGGCCAAGTCACTTTTTGTCAATTAGTGCCGATGCGGGCGATTCCATTTAAAGTGATTTGTTTGCTGGGAATGGATGAAACGGCATTTCCTCGACAAGACCGCCGTGCTGGTTTTGATTTAATTCGCCACCAGGGCCGACAAGGCGACCGAAGCCAGCGAGATGAAGACCGATATTTATTCCTCGAAGCTTTGCTTTCAGCGCGTCAGCAGCTTTATGTCAGCTATGTTGGCCAAGGCATTCGCGACAACCAATATCGGCCACCTTCAATTCTGGTCAGTGAACTGCAAGATTTAATTGAACAGGGTTGGCAAGATCAAAACGGTCAGCCGCTATTGCAGCAATTAATCGATAATCATCCGCTGCAACCATTTAGCCCGCGCTATTTTTCTGAAACTGATAGCAATACTGCTGAAACTGCCACAATGAGCAGCGCCCAAAGCTATTCAGCACAAGCCAGAGAACTGGCCGGAATATTAGGCCAGCAGCAGCTATGGCCCGGTTTAGGTAAGGCGAGTTCGTTGCTACCGGAAAAATCACTTGAAGAATCAGCTGACAAATCTGCAGCAGAAACCAGCCAATTGATTGCGATTAATGTTACGCAATTGGTCGAGTTTTTCTGTAATCCGGTACGTGGATTATTAAAAAATCGTTACGGTTTATATCTCGATGAACGATTTAATTTACCAGAAGATCGAGAAAGTTTTGATTTAGCTGGTAAAGAGCGTTATCAACTATTAGATGATGCAATAAAGCGCCGCTTAACCGGTGATAGCCAAGATAGCTTTAGTTTGTATCAGGCCCAAGGTGAATTACCCGGCGATAGCTTTGCCCAGTTACATCATCAAAAGTTAACGGTCGATGTCGATGCGCTGTTGGAGCACTTGCCAGCAGATATCAACAAGCCAGTAGATGATCAAGCGATTGATTTAATATTGGATATCGATACTTCAGCGCTATCGCAGTTATTACCCTCGGCAAATTCACAATTAAATTCAATTGACCGTTTTCAAATTAGCGGTCGAATTGACCATCTTTATTCTTGTGGCCGAGTATTGTGGCGGCCGACTCGAAAAACCGGCATTAATTTACGCGACCGAATTTGCCTTTGGTTACCGCATTTACTGTTATGTGCTGCTGATAGTAATTCTGAAGTTGAAGCGCCGGTTGTTGCAAAAAATAGTCAATTTGTTTGTATTGATCATCAAATTGAATTGCCAAAAATTGAAGCCGATACAGCGAAGCAGATATTGCAGCAATGGCTTAATTTCTGGTTAATTGGCCAACAGCAGCCATTGCCGTTCGCACGGCGAACTGTCGAAGTGTATCTGGATAAACGCTTGGCTAAACGCAAACCACTAGAGCATCAACCGGCAGTTAATGCCGCGATTGGTGATTGGCTGGATGGCCGCAGAACCCTGTGGGGAAAAGATCCAGCTGAAAAAGATGACCCGTGGATGCTGGCGGCTTTTGGTCAAACGGATCAAACAAACCATCCGTTCCAGAGCGACTTATTTGAACAACTGGCCGAGCAGTTATTACTGCCGATGATGGAAGCGACTGATCCGCAATAA
- a CDS encoding DEAD/DEAH box helicase, with product MHSEISLNKRLVMALEDLKFTDPTEVQEKAIPLAMDEVDLLISAETGSGKTLAFMLPMLQRMLDSTSKNTGTRGLVMAPTRELARQLYKYSQSLAKHTKVQIGLITGGDDFKYQASTFRKNPEIIIGTPGRLLEHVERASCDYSELEMLVLDEADRMLDMGLGEDVRKLVAVCNPERQTMLLSATLGPKIDAIAADILTNPERLQLNKITDEHQDITQQVVLADDPAHKQRLTDWLLANEKFERAIIFTNKRDQVSNLRDQLSRYRTRIGMLHGEMTQDNRNLVMQAFRTGQITVLVATDVAARGLDVGGVDLVINFDMARKADEYVHRIGRTGRAGRKGLAVSLIGPYEWNLCAAIQKYLKQRFDKRSIEGMEGTYTGPKKVKSNGKASKKVHKKKLAKAEAKKPVNKRKKPGRGPKAPKIDTGGGSKPLMRKKKTED from the coding sequence GTGCATAGCGAAATCTCCCTTAACAAGCGGCTAGTCATGGCCCTTGAAGATCTGAAGTTCACCGACCCAACTGAAGTTCAGGAAAAAGCCATTCCATTGGCAATGGACGAAGTGGATCTGTTGATCAGTGCTGAAACCGGCAGTGGCAAGACCTTGGCCTTTATGTTGCCAATGCTGCAGCGGATGTTGGACAGTACATCTAAAAATACCGGCACACGTGGCTTGGTAATGGCGCCGACTCGTGAGCTGGCGCGTCAGCTGTACAAATACAGCCAAAGCCTGGCCAAGCACACCAAAGTTCAAATTGGTCTAATTACCGGGGGCGATGATTTCAAATATCAAGCATCTACCTTCCGAAAAAATCCAGAAATCATCATTGGTACGCCGGGTCGACTGCTAGAGCATGTTGAACGCGCCAGCTGTGATTATTCTGAATTGGAAATGCTGGTACTCGACGAAGCCGACCGCATGCTAGACATGGGTTTAGGTGAAGATGTTCGAAAGCTGGTGGCGGTCTGTAACCCAGAGCGGCAAACCATGCTGTTATCTGCAACCTTAGGGCCCAAAATTGACGCGATTGCCGCTGATATTCTGACTAACCCTGAACGGTTGCAGTTGAATAAAATTACCGATGAACACCAAGACATTACCCAGCAAGTAGTGTTGGCAGACGACCCAGCGCATAAGCAGCGGCTAACTGACTGGCTGCTGGCGAATGAAAAATTCGAGCGGGCGATTATCTTCACCAACAAGCGTGACCAGGTAAGTAACTTACGTGATCAGCTTTCTCGCTACCGTACTCGTATCGGCATGCTGCACGGTGAAATGACTCAGGATAACCGTAACCTGGTGATGCAAGCATTCCGTACCGGCCAAATTACCGTGCTGGTCGCAACAGATGTTGCCGCGCGTGGTCTGGATGTTGGCGGTGTTGATTTGGTTATCAACTTCGACATGGCGCGTAAGGCTGATGAATACGTTCATCGAATTGGCCGTACCGGCCGTGCAGGTCGTAAAGGTTTAGCGGTTTCTTTGATTGGCCCATATGAGTGGAACTTGTGTGCGGCGATTCAAAAGTACCTCAAGCAGCGCTTCGACAAGCGAAGTATTGAAGGTATGGAAGGCACTTACACAGGGCCTAAGAAGGTTAAATCTAACGGCAAAGCCAGCAAAAAGGTTCATAAAAAGAAGTTGGCTAAAGCTGAAGCTAAAAAGCCAGTTAATAAACGCAAGAAGCCGGGTCGCGGTCCTAAAGCGCCGAAAATCGATACCGGTGGTGGTTCAAAACCATTAATGCGTAAAAAGAAAACAGAAGATTAA
- a CDS encoding peptidase U32 family protein → MRIISTRRRKAAIIAGANAVYCGLDHFNARTRAANISFDNLNGLLNLAHQHQCQIFLTLNVVVVEQELPALFKLLNQLVNTAIDGAIVQDIGLFYLLKHYFPSLDVHASTQVTTHNAGQIGFVSQLNASRVNLSRELNLVEIAELSPIAHQHNMLIEVFVHTTLLKQFQSLLNQQEDAAELLHQHIKPTANNQYLKGL, encoded by the coding sequence GTGAGAATTATTAGCACCCGGCGGCGCAAAGCGGCGATTATTGCCGGTGCCAATGCAGTTTACTGTGGGCTCGATCATTTTAATGCCCGAACCCGTGCCGCCAACATCAGCTTTGATAACCTCAATGGCTTACTGAATCTGGCTCACCAGCACCAATGCCAAATTTTTCTCACCTTAAATGTGGTTGTGGTTGAGCAAGAGCTACCGGCATTGTTCAAGTTGCTTAATCAACTGGTCAATACGGCTATTGATGGTGCTATCGTTCAAGATATCGGGCTGTTTTATTTACTAAAACATTATTTCCCCAGTCTTGATGTACATGCATCAACTCAGGTGACCACTCATAATGCCGGGCAAATTGGCTTTGTTAGCCAGCTTAACGCCAGCCGAGTGAATTTATCTCGAGAGCTCAACCTGGTTGAAATTGCCGAGTTATCTCCAATCGCTCACCAGCACAACATGCTGATTGAAGTATTTGTTCACACCACACTGTTAAAACAATTCCAGTCGCTATTAAATCAGCAAGAAGATGCAGCAGAGCTGCTGCATCAGCACATAAAACCGACGGCTAATAATCAATATCTGAAGGGTTTGTAA
- a CDS encoding type II toxin-antitoxin system Phd/YefM family antitoxin codes for MKIVSFSEASNNLEAVLDGVINDANTTLIRRKNAKNAVVMSLDCYNGLMESVYLLRSPANAEHLNRSISQYQAGKLVEQDLLP; via the coding sequence ATGAAAATAGTCTCTTTCTCCGAGGCAAGTAATAACCTCGAAGCTGTGCTGGATGGTGTGATTAATGATGCCAATACCACGCTGATTCGCCGAAAGAATGCAAAAAATGCGGTAGTGATGTCTCTAGATTGCTACAACGGTCTAATGGAAAGCGTATATTTGCTGCGATCTCCCGCCAATGCTGAGCATCTCAACCGATCAATTTCTCAATACCAAGCTGGTAAGCTAGTTGAGCAAGACTTGTTACCGTAA
- a CDS encoding metal-dependent hydrolase: MANFNTHLTVGSVASALISSLIIANELISPVNGIGLWVAGTMGSLLPDIDADNSSSLKVIFNSLSLLFSVVLLVLLGPDYPLWQIWLVILAVTLLMRWPILPLFKRTTIHRGSWHSLICCVCCSLALVNICFHFIGLPAFLSWLYGLFLSAGFIVHLLLDEIYSIDISNAKIKRSFGTALKLYYCRAQGWTLLMLLSATALWLAAPAAPKIRLLLAPFLQLVNKF, from the coding sequence ATGGCCAATTTTAATACTCATCTAACGGTGGGTAGCGTGGCTTCTGCGTTAATCTCCAGTTTGATCATTGCAAACGAACTCATTAGCCCGGTAAATGGCATTGGGCTTTGGGTTGCCGGCACTATGGGAAGCCTGCTGCCAGATATTGATGCCGATAATTCCAGTTCACTAAAAGTCATATTCAATAGCTTGAGCTTGCTGTTTAGCGTGGTATTACTGGTCTTACTCGGCCCAGACTACCCGTTGTGGCAAATTTGGCTGGTAATATTAGCCGTAACATTACTTATGCGTTGGCCAATATTACCGCTGTTCAAGCGCACTACGATACACCGGGGTAGCTGGCATTCTCTGATATGCTGCGTCTGTTGTTCGCTAGCGCTGGTCAATATTTGCTTTCACTTTATCGGATTGCCTGCTTTTTTATCTTGGCTATATGGCTTGTTTTTATCTGCTGGTTTTATTGTGCATTTATTATTAGATGAAATTTATTCAATTGATATTAGTAATGCCAAAATAAAGCGCTCATTTGGTACCGCATTAAAACTCTATTATTGCCGCGCCCAAGGCTGGACTTTATTAATGTTATTGAGTGCAACCGCTTTATGGTTAGCGGCACCAGCCGCGCCAAAAATACGGTTATTACTTGCGCCATTTCTGCAGTTGGTAAATAAGTTCTGA